GATTCACGTGGTATGGCAAGTGCGCTGACACCCGACTTTATAGCAATTTCACCACGGACCATAGCCCCGGGTAGTATCCCTGTCGAAGTTTTCAGGGGCACTACCGCATCCACAAGGCGTGTATCGGGGTCAACCTTCCGGTAGACCTGACTTATAGTCCCCTTAACCTGAGAAGCCCCTGGATACAGAGGGGTTATATCTACACGCTGACCCTCGCGGACGTGTTCTATGTCTTCCACCTCCACGCCGAACCTGACCCGCAGCTTGTTCGGGTCAGCCAGATGCAGCAGCACTACATCCGGAGCGACGATCTGACCTTCTTTTACGCTAAAAGATTCCACGACTCCATTCATTTCAGAACGCAGGGTAAGTCCGGAGTTGCCAATGTTTCGCTTGCTTACATTCGCAAGGATAGCCTCTGCCTTTGCCAGTACCTGCTCCGCTGCCTGTACCTCTGCATTAGTGGCAAGATTACTCGATCGAAGACTGATCAAACGGTCCAGATCTTTACGGGAGTATTCCTTAGCTATTCTTGCGCTTTCTATTTCGAGACTGGCATTAGCTGTCGGCCGGACTGTAATAAGGGGGGTACCTTTACGAACCTGCTCCCCTGCAGTGACGAAGACTCGCGTTACGATCCCCTCGCCTCGCAAACTCAATTCCCTGGTATACTCCGGTGAAAACTCTACTGTGCCATATGCGGTAATGCTTTGCGACATCGGTATTGAATTAACGGTGGCAAGGCGAACAAGTACTACACTTCCTGTAATAGTCCCTTCCTCAGCAACCGTGGTCGCATCAAAAAACCAAATACTGAATAAAACCATGAGCAGAAGCCTTGTAACTATTTTGGGTATCATTTGTCAGTCTTCTCCTTCTCCATGAAATGCAATGGAGCGCCAGCTGCAAGCTGCAAAGCTATCAGCTGCTCAGAAGCGGCCTGCTCAAGGTACAGAAGCTTCAGCTCCTTGTCCAGCAGCGCTGCACGTACCGCTTCATAGCTGACTGAATCCACGTCTCCCCTTTCCATAGCAATACGCATGGCATCCTCTGAGCGTCTCAATGCGGGCAGCTCTTCATTCACAGCCGCTCTTTGGCGGTTAATATTTGAAATGTCCGTTGTCAGTCTTGAGATATCAGAGCGTGCCTGATGCAGCCTGGCAGCGTACTCCACTCGTAGTTGAGAGCGGGTGGCCCTGGCAACTGCAATAGCCCCCCGATTACGGGTAAATACCGGGATATCGATACTGACGCCTATCCCCACGGTATTTTCATTGCCTGTACCACGTGCGCGGCTAAAACCGAGGTTGAAGCCCGGGTACTGTCCCAGGATGGACACGTGAAGCCTTTCTTCCTGGGCTTCATAACCTTTCTGAAGGGCAATCAGATCAAGACGCTCATGACTGGCAAAAGCAAATATATCAATGGCATTTAGAGAAGGTATCTCATGAATTGGCCTCACATCAATGGATACCGATTCCTCAGGAGGCAGCCCCAGAAGATAGTTCAACTCCTGTCTGGTTGCTTCTTTTTCCCTTGAAAGGGCAAGGGCTGTGTCATGTGTGTCTACATATGCGGCCTGTCTTAATCCCACCACGTCTATTTTTGCATCTCCGTGCTCGATACTTCTGCGCGCAGCCTCCAGCAGTTGGAGTTCGAAGGCCAAAGCCTCGTTAGCGACAGATTCCCTTTTACCCAGATACACCATGCGTTCAGCGAGGAGTTGGGCCTGGTTTGCCACCATCCACTCCTGCCATGCTACATCATAATGGGTCTGCTCGCTTTCTGCAATGGCTGCACGGCGCTCTGACGATCGGGTTATAATGCTGCCAATGTTCCAGCTTAAAGCAACGTTATAGGCGTTCACAAGGCCCTGGGTCGAGCCTATTGGATGATCAAGGCCGGCAGAGAGTTGAGGGTCAGGCAATAGTCCTGCGCTGAAGACCTGGGCCCCGGCAACCTCCTCTCTGGCCCTCACGGCCTTGAGGTCCGGATTGACAAGCACCGCTATTACGGACAGCTCGTCAGGAGTGAGGGGTCTTGAGAAGTCCAGCACGATTGAAGCAATTCTCGGGTGGCGAAAGCTTGCAGCCTCACTCGCAAGCTCTTTTTTATCAGGAACGGCAATGGCTTCTTTCAAACCTTTATCCGTGAGAGGTGCGGGGTTATAAACGGCGCAGCCCACTAATATGATGCTTAAAAATGTCATGAAAACAGGTTTATTTATCGCCCTCCAAAATAACCTTATTTGTTCCAATGCTAACATCATTATAAATGATTTCATCAGCTCATGCGTCACCGTATTTCCCTCAGGATCGTATCGCCCAGTTTTTTGTAGTCTCCTCCGTAATGGTGCCCGCCCTTGAGTGGAATAATATCAGCTTTATCCATTTTCAACACTCTGCAAAGCGAATCATTCTCTTCCTCTCCATAAAAACAGAGGATTTTTTTTACTTTTATTTTTTCTACTTCAGGAAGAACAGGCGCCGCCGTCTTTCGTGACGACCTGCCCAGCCAATCGGTTACGTGAAACTCAAAGTCCACTTCATGTCCCGGACCGACAAGGACAGCCAACGGAACATGTCCAAGGATTTCAGCCGGCAACCTGTTAATCATAAAAGGAAGTACGTCCGCCCCCAATGAATATCCAATCAAAACCGCATTCTCCTTATTCCATGCAGTGAGGTAATGGTTCAGCACTCTGTTAAGATCGTCTGCGGCTGTATCAGGTGTGCGTCTTGACCAGAAGTATTGAAGCGAATTAAACCCGACAACGTCAATATCACTGTTCGACAAAATGTCTCCTATTTCACGATCAATATTTGCCCACCCGCCGTCTCCGGAAATAATAACTGCCATGGTTTTCCTGTTGTTCTGTCTTGCCCGTACCTCAACCAGCGGCAGGTCTTTAAGATCTTCAACTTCTGCATACTTTTGCTGATCCTGTTTTTCAACCAGACTCCTGAACGCCTTCCTGAACTGCGGCATCCAGTGACCCGTCACTGAGAAGCCATGACCGACTCTGGGTAACAGTACCATCTCACCTCTGTCAACCTTCTTGACATACGCCTCAACATCCATTGCATTACAGACCTGATCAATATCACCCTGAAAGGCAATCCAGGGAATACTGAGATTCTTTGCCGGCAGAAAACTAAATCCTTTACCATGAGGACCCGTAGTCCATTCCAGTCCACTACCTCTGCAAAAAGGCTTATTCAGCGGCAGGTCAGGACAGAATCCAAGGCTAATGGCCCCCCGAAAGGTGCCAGGCGGTGACTGGACAATTGTCGCATAAACAAGGGTTGCTCCGGATGAATACCCGACAAGGATTGGAGGAATATATCTGGGAAAGTCAAGCTTCTTCTGAACGAATTTGCTTAATAGCTCAAAGTCCCCGGCAGGATATGAACACTTATCCTGATTACCTGACAGCTCCTTCAAATAATGAGTAATATCAACTCCTATCACCAGGGCATCCAGCGTGGCGAGTTCTCTTGCCATATCAACTACGCCAAGATTCCATCCCCCATCACCGGAAACGAATATAACGACCTGAGAAGGATGGACAGACTGCTGATAAAGTGTGACCTTGCCAAAAATGCCATACTCCAGGGTCGTCTCAGCAGCATAGCTATAATTAATCGCAAAAAGGATTACAGCCAGGGTAAACAATGACCTTTTCAACAAAGGGGAATAGAGGGAACAGGAACAATTCATTTAGCAATAAGATCCTATAAAATAAGGCTTACAATGAATGCTGAGCTGAATCGCAAAACCATACTGGCAAAGATCGCAAGCATATATCCATAGCTCGCCGGATATTAACATATCTGCCGTCTTTCTCCGGTTCGAGTTTGTTCACCGCTGCCAGAGAATGTGACCATCCTCCATGGGAACCGAAACTCCGGAGCTGTGCGGTATCATACGCACCGTATAGTCCTTCTCCGGTCGGTCCGCAGGCACCGCAGCGCTGTAAATGTAGCCGCCCGACGCACCCGACGACGTGTTGCTGACGCGCTTCATCTCCTGCCGAACCATACCAACGCCGTTGACTCCGTCGGCATAAAGCTCTACACGCACTGCTGCCGGGTCGAGGTCATTGAGATAGACCTGAACCTCGAATAAATGCTGGTTCCCTTTGGTCTCCATCTTCATTTCACCTAAGCGGAGTGTCCCCCATTTTTGCTGGATCGTATGCTGCCACTCAACCACCTGTCTTCCAACGGCACCTTTATCAGCAGCTCGTTTACGATAGTTTATGGCAGCAGGAAGGTAGTGTTGCTCAGTATATTCACGCACGGAGCGGTTGGCGGAAAAGCGAGGTGTCAACAGCGCCATGCTTTCCCGCATCCTGGCCAGCCAGTCCCTGGGGATGCCATCTTTGTCCCGGTTATAGAACTCTGGAATTACCTCGTGTTCTAACAGGTCGTAGAGTGCCCCTGCTTCAACTGCATCCCAGACCGGATCGTCGTCATGTTCCAGGCCGTCTCCCAATGCCCATCCCACTTCTGGCGTGTAGGCCTCTGCCCACCAGCCGTCCAATTCCGATAAATTTATACCGCCATTGACGAGGACCTTCATTCCGCTTGTACCGCAAGCCTCCCAGGGCCGGCGCGGAGTGTTGATCCAGACATCTACCCCCTGCACCAGGTGTTCAGTCAGCAGCATGTCATAGTCACTCAGGAAGATCACACGGCTGCGCGCCTCAGGCTGTTTGATGAAATGGTTCCACTGCTGTATCATAGACTGTCCCGCCTGGTCCTCCGGATGGGCCTTGCCGGCAATGATAAGCTGCACCGGGCGCTCCGGACTGGTTAACAGGCGAAGCAATCGTTCCGGATCATGCAACAATAGATTTGGTCTCTTATAGGTTGCGAAGCGCCTGGCAAAGCCCAGGGTCAATGAATTGGGATCAAATAAATGCTTCGTCCCGGCAACCTCCACTGTGGACGCACCGGAAGCAGCCAGTTCCCTGGACAAACGCTCACGAGCATATTCAACAAGAGACTTGCTTGCCGCAATACGAAATTGCCAAAGTCTGGTGTCGGAGATAAGGTAAATGTCCTTCGCGAGGGTTTCCGTCGTCCACAGCCAGCGATCTTTTCCACAGGCTTCCGTCCAAAGATCGTCGGCCGGCGCCGAGTCCCAGCTCGGCATGTGAACTCCGTTGGTCACATGTCCTACCGGCACTTCGTCTATCGGCCAGCGCGGAAAAAGAGGCTCAAAGAGCTGCCTGCTTACTTTTCCATGCAGGCGGCTTACCCCATTGACCGCACCGCTTCCGCGGATTGCCAGATAGGCCATGTTGAAACTCTCCGATGGGTCGTTCGGATTCTGACGGCCCATGGCGAGCAAGTCGTGGAGTGATATGCCGAGCTTCTGTTCGGCATATCCACCCAGGTATTGCTCGATGAGGGCCGGATCAAAGCGGTCAAAGCCGGCAGTCACTGCCGTGTGAGTGGTAAAGAGATTACCAGCTCTGGTGACAGCCAGTGCGACTTCGAAGGGCTGTCCGGTCTCATTCATAAAACTCCGGGCTCGTTCCAAAATGGCGAAGGCAGCATGTCCCTCATTCAGATGACAGACCTCCGGCTTAATACCAAGTGCGCAAAGAAGGCGCCATCCGCCAATCCCAAGCATCATCTCCTGTTTCAGCCTTAACTCCGGTCCTCCCCCGTAGAGCTCACTGGTAATGCCACGGTGAGCGGGAAGGTTCGCAGGGTCATTGCTGTCAAGCAGGTAAAGGCGCACCCGGCCGACCTGGACCTGCCAGGCGCGCAGCCAGACCGGGTATCCGGGCAAGTCGAGCTTCAGCCGCAACCACTCCCCATTCGCCTGACGGAGCGGTGTGATGGGCAATTGTCCCGGATCATTGTAGGGGAAAAGGGCCTGTTGCGCTCCCTCTTTGTCTATCACTTGCCGGAAATAACCTTGCTGGTAAAGCAGTCCCACACCTACCACCGGCACTCCCAGATCACTCGCCGATTTGAGCTGATCGCCTGCCACATTACCAAGTCCGCCGGAATAGATTGGCAGCGCTTCACTCAACATGAATTCCATGCTGAAATATGCAGCACAGGTAAGTTGAGACTTCGAATGCTCTTGCTGAAACCATGCAGGGGTTTTCGCTGCCTTACGCATGGCGTGCAAGAGGTCATCCACTATTTTGCGGAAATATGGATCGGATAATACTCTCTTAAGCTTATCCCTGGAAACCGTCTGCAGAACCGCCCAGGGGTTGTACGTAAGCTCCCACAGATCAGGATCAAGCTGCTGCCAGACTTTATCAGCAGTATGACTCCACGACCAGCGCAGATCAAGGGCAAGCTCGGCCAGGGATTCGAATCCCTCGACTTCCGCGGGCAGAAGGCTGTATATCGGATGTCTGACACCTGTTCTATTGCTCACTTTCGCTCCTTTCTTTTCCTGTCTATTATACTCTCATGCCTTGATCCAACTCAAGCCGCTTAGCGTATTGTATACGAAGATTGCAGAGCGTGATAAGGTCTTTCTCCTTTTCATGATAACTGTTATGAATAATATTACCCTGTTTTCATGTGTGATTACAATGAGTATCAATTAGACTGATTGTGGGAGCCTGACCCTGAATGTACTCCCGGCATTGACCTCACTTTCTGCTTCAATTAATCCTCCATGTGACCTGACAATAAGCTGACAGATGGAAAGGCCCAATCCGCTCCCCGCATTTTTTCGGGTGCTGTCATTATCTACACGGTAAAATCTCTCAAAAATGTGCGGCAGGTCTTCAACGGGAATGCCGATGCCATTATCGCTGACTTCCACAACTGCCCATTTCGACTCCAGATAAAGAGAGACATCAATATTACCTTTCTGATCTGTATATTTGACGGCATTATCAA
This portion of the Nitrospirota bacterium genome encodes:
- a CDS encoding efflux RND transporter periplasmic adaptor subunit; the encoded protein is MIPKIVTRLLLMVLFSIWFFDATTVAEEGTITGSVVLVRLATVNSIPMSQSITAYGTVEFSPEYTRELSLRGEGIVTRVFVTAGEQVRKGTPLITVRPTANASLEIESARIAKEYSRKDLDRLISLRSSNLATNAEVQAAEQVLAKAEAILANVSKRNIGNSGLTLRSEMNGVVESFSVKEGQIVAPDVVLLHLADPNKLRVRFGVEVEDIEHVREGQRVDITPLYPGASQVKGTISQVYRKVDPDTRLVDAVVPLKTSTGILPGAMVRGEIAIKSGVSALAIPRESVLYKNSRAYVFVADKGKAHLRWVDAGEDNGKFVEIRKGLSAGEMVVTSGNYELDDGMAIRQESHK
- a CDS encoding TolC family protein, encoding MKEAIAVPDKKELASEAASFRHPRIASIVLDFSRPLTPDELSVIAVLVNPDLKAVRAREEVAGAQVFSAGLLPDPQLSAGLDHPIGSTQGLVNAYNVALSWNIGSIITRSSERRAAIAESEQTHYDVAWQEWMVANQAQLLAERMVYLGKRESVANEALAFELQLLEAARRSIEHGDAKIDVVGLRQAAYVDTHDTALALSREKEATRQELNYLLGLPPEESVSIDVRPIHEIPSLNAIDIFAFASHERLDLIALQKGYEAQEERLHVSILGQYPGFNLGFSRARGTGNENTVGIGVSIDIPVFTRNRGAIAVARATRSQLRVEYAARLHQARSDISRLTTDISNINRQRAAVNEELPALRRSEDAMRIAMERGDVDSVSYEAVRAALLDKELKLLYLEQAASEQLIALQLAAGAPLHFMEKEKTDK
- a CDS encoding virulence factor family protein, with translation MNCSCSLYSPLLKRSLFTLAVILFAINYSYAAETTLEYGIFGKVTLYQQSVHPSQVVIFVSGDGGWNLGVVDMARELATLDALVIGVDITHYLKELSGNQDKCSYPAGDFELLSKFVQKKLDFPRYIPPILVGYSSGATLVYATIVQSPPGTFRGAISLGFCPDLPLNKPFCRGSGLEWTTGPHGKGFSFLPAKNLSIPWIAFQGDIDQVCNAMDVEAYVKKVDRGEMVLLPRVGHGFSVTGHWMPQFRKAFRSLVEKQDQQKYAEVEDLKDLPLVEVRARQNNRKTMAVIISGDGGWANIDREIGDILSNSDIDVVGFNSLQYFWSRRTPDTAADDLNRVLNHYLTAWNKENAVLIGYSLGADVLPFMINRLPAEILGHVPLAVLVGPGHEVDFEFHVTDWLGRSSRKTAAPVLPEVEKIKVKKILCFYGEEENDSLCRVLKMDKADIIPLKGGHHYGGDYKKLGDTILREIR
- the glgP gene encoding alpha-glucan family phosphorylase, coding for MSNRTGVRHPIYSLLPAEVEGFESLAELALDLRWSWSHTADKVWQQLDPDLWELTYNPWAVLQTVSRDKLKRVLSDPYFRKIVDDLLHAMRKAAKTPAWFQQEHSKSQLTCAAYFSMEFMLSEALPIYSGGLGNVAGDQLKSASDLGVPVVGVGLLYQQGYFRQVIDKEGAQQALFPYNDPGQLPITPLRQANGEWLRLKLDLPGYPVWLRAWQVQVGRVRLYLLDSNDPANLPAHRGITSELYGGGPELRLKQEMMLGIGGWRLLCALGIKPEVCHLNEGHAAFAILERARSFMNETGQPFEVALAVTRAGNLFTTHTAVTAGFDRFDPALIEQYLGGYAEQKLGISLHDLLAMGRQNPNDPSESFNMAYLAIRGSGAVNGVSRLHGKVSRQLFEPLFPRWPIDEVPVGHVTNGVHMPSWDSAPADDLWTEACGKDRWLWTTETLAKDIYLISDTRLWQFRIAASKSLVEYARERLSRELAASGASTVEVAGTKHLFDPNSLTLGFARRFATYKRPNLLLHDPERLLRLLTSPERPVQLIIAGKAHPEDQAGQSMIQQWNHFIKQPEARSRVIFLSDYDMLLTEHLVQGVDVWINTPRRPWEACGTSGMKVLVNGGINLSELDGWWAEAYTPEVGWALGDGLEHDDDPVWDAVEAGALYDLLEHEVIPEFYNRDKDGIPRDWLARMRESMALLTPRFSANRSVREYTEQHYLPAAINYRKRAADKGAVGRQVVEWQHTIQQKWGTLRLGEMKMETKGNQHLFEVQVYLNDLDPAAVRVELYADGVNGVGMVRQEMKRVSNTSSGASGGYIYSAAVPADRPEKDYTVRMIPHSSGVSVPMEDGHILWQR